From the genome of Caloenas nicobarica isolate bCalNic1 chromosome 16, bCalNic1.hap1, whole genome shotgun sequence, one region includes:
- the SFI1 gene encoding protein SFI1 homolog isoform X1, translated as MREIQQLPRYQTHASGQSSAPQSARHHFQDQGDGSLDLAEYTSHQGRRLKEFRIRFLAQKFFCLWAKKTFGQVLPSKARCFYDQKIIQKTFEEWKEWWSVCRERKLTLRAASHHRHLLHSLIFKAWRAYVCQQQGKRNKYYVAEAHAKKQTLRRTWQCWLAYVDIQRTKRGMQSVALAVRERSCLRISWAVWRKRHYQNCTGRKMNVLALQHWAQSLQFRAWLQWRELYLHRQNDKQKETRAVTHHQHWVLKRCVDAWLRHLNLRRAKEHQNELAWEHHRSRIVWQCFSEWRLSWECRRRLHAHQKDVEKLAGRVALRRAFAHWKHYVVLHVEETRQGELAEKHYKHHLLKLGFKGLWQNVMNAHLQQMRKNLSYRQHQVTVLQKFWNRWKSRLEEKEEEQQQALTSVAHARYRRVLMKQVFDTWLLKACKQQEYRMGEKRAVVHFERQLLRCSWCLWRRRTAARLEEQESLVRARDHYSNLLLLKAFCLWKKNAHERETEKLKEMQASRFHYSKCLQQSWNKWRKYMDHQREKWRKLVQADVHYQQTLLGKTLAAWKSYQHNIQCILYQVAEKEQRHTRLLLRQVLCMWRENTLALRCEARATTCAEEHYRRAILSKVLLQWRYTASLQRYYHQQKMTAVMEARKHLETVHLQTLFLHWKKLTWESLVLKAQQHRAVQHHQQHLLQKYLVKWKKYHQRCLGKMLLQRQGEQLMTHRLCSASFSCWKARLLQQRWEQRKTVQALWHWSLSLQRKVFDAWLKFAKGQQQKKDHTEKAAGVDHAASLREDVTLVRRSTGGMKQLGEQLRAQRQLQKQVTCKMPDVSPETRGHSAEEGPWLSKCSHLPFHLADGDSILSDLNAIRQARLPPWRPDFLLESLESKELLASPLTRSETPFQQTSVNKCSVQTGNLMPAPQREESTCKCLPQTGNATHPYPSLIRAALLSVPPRDVHRAVQRSELRSPLSFMPQMEAGVEMRGGQRVSSHKGAHSQYPQQDSVEKKLQPNLQPHFLSPEDLLRKWSHQTAAEGEEREHSSREEMVLERRLEVELRHIQQQMQYYFSRKQELKFCQQQAQILQKWLEMSTQAEDEDSVQGVQEELDQLQVRINTLTKAQLKERQHVQSLLARLRDIQIALDI; from the exons ATGCGGGAAATCCAGCAACTACCCAGGTATCAAACGCACGCAAGTGGGCAATCTAGTGCTCCCCAGTCTGCCAGGCATCACTTTCAGGACCAAGGTGATGGCAGTCTGGATCTAGCTGAGTATACCTCGCATCAAGGAAGAAGGTTAAAAGAATTCCGAATCAG ATTTCTAGCACAGAAATTCTTCTGTTTGTGGGCAAAAAAGACATTTGGACAAGTTCTGCCTTCCAAAGCCAG ATGCTTTTATGACCAGAAGATTATTCAAAAAACTTTTGAAGAGTGGAAGGAGTGGTGGAGTGTTTGCAGAGAAAGGAAGCTCACCCTCAGAGCAGCCAGCCATCACAG gcaTTTACTCCATAGTTTGATATTCAAGGCTTGGAGAGCCTAtgtgtgccagcagcagggaaagaGGAACAAATATTATGTTGCAGAGGCTCATG CGAAGAAGCAAACATTGCGCAGGACCTGGCAGTGCTGGCTGGCTTATGTTGACATTCAAAGGACAAAACGTGGGATGCAATCTGTGGCACTGGCAGTCAGAGAAAGAAGCTGTTTGCG CATATCATGGGCAGTGTGGAGAAAACGGCACTACCAGAACTGCACTGGGCgtaaaatgaatgttttggCTCTACAGCACTGGGCCCAGAGCCTGCAATTTCGA GCTTGGTTGCAGTGGCGAGAGCTGTATTTACACAGACAGAACGACAAGCAGAAGGAGACTAGAGCAGTAACTCACCATCAGCACTGGGTACTGAAGAGGTGTGTGGATGCGTGGCTGAGACACTTAAACCTCCGCAGAGCAAAGGAGCATCAGAATG aGCTGGCCTGGGAGCATCACCGAAGCAGGATAGTCTGGCAGTGTTTCTCTGAGTGGCGGCTGTCATGGGAGTGCCGGAGAAGACTGCACGCTCACCAAAAGGATGTTGAAAAACTAGCAGGAAGGGTTGCCTTACGGAGAGCCTTTGCACACTGGAAGCACT ATGTGGTACTGCATGTGGAAGAGACTCGCCAGGGTGAGCTGGCTGAAAAACACTACAAGCATCATCTGTTG AAACTTGGGTTTAAGGGTCTTTGGCAAAATGTCATGAATGCTCATCTTCAGCAGATGAGAAAAAATCTGTCATACCGTCAGCATCAAGTTACA gtgCTGCAGAAGTTCTGGAACCGTTGGAAGTCACGTttggaagagaaggaggaagagcagcagcaggcctTAACATCAGTGGCTCATGCCCGTTACAG GAGGGTGTTGATGAAACAGGTGTTTGACACGTGGCTGCTGAAGGCGTGCAAGCAGCAGGAATACCGAATGGGAGAGAAGAGG GCTGTAGTTCATTTTGAAAGGCAACTATTGCGTTGTTCCTGGTGCTTGTGGCGCAGAAGAACAGCTGCTCGTTTGGAGGAGCAAGAGAGCTTGGTTCGTGCAAGAGATCACTACAGTAACCTGCTGCTGCTAAAGGCTTTCTGTCTGTGGAAGAAAAACGCTCATGAGAGAGAAACAGA GAAGCTCAAGGAGATGCAAGCTTCAAGATTTCATTATTCAAAGTGTCTGCAGCAGTCTTGGAACAAGTGGAGGAAG TACATGGATCATCAGCGTGAGAAATGGAGGAAGCTGGTGCAAGCAGATGTGCACTACCAGCAAACGTTACTGGGCAAGACCTTGGCAGCTTGGAAG AGTTACCAACATAACATACAGTGCATTCTATACCAAGTAGCTGAAAAGGAGCAACGGCACACTAGGCTGCTGCTGCG ACAAGTTCTGTGTATGTGGAGAGAAAATACCCTTGCTCTTAGATGTGAAGCCAGAGCAACTACTTGTGCAGAGGAGCACTACAGGAGAGCAATCTTGTCAAAG GTGTTGCTGCAGTGGAGATACACTGCCTCGCTACAGCGGTATTACCACCAGCAGAAGATGACAGCTGTGATGGAGGCCAGGAAACACTTGGAGACAG TGCATTTACAGACCCTGTTTCTTCACTGGAAGAAATTAACTTGGGAGTCTCTGGTGCTGAaggctcagcagcacagggcagtgcagcaccaccagcagcacctgctccAGAAGTACCTggtgaaatggaagaaatatcATCAGCGGTGCCTTGGGAAAATG CTACTGCAGAGACAAGGAGAGCAGCTAATGACTCATAGACTTTGCTCTGCTTCCTTCTCTTGCTGGAAGGCACGG CTGTTACAGCAGCGATGGGAACAGCGGAAGACAGTGCAAGCATTGTGGCACTGGTCCCTATCATTGCAGAGGAAG GTATTTGATGCTTGGCTTAAATTCGCCAAGGGacaacagcagaagaaagatcACACTGAAAAAGCCGCAGGAGTCGACCACGCTGCTTCTCTGAGAGAAGATGTAACCCTGGTCCGGAGATCCACCGGTGGCATGAAACAGCTGGGGGAACAGCTGCGAGCCCAGCGCCAGCTGCAG AAGCAAGTGACATGTAAAATGCCTGATGTTAGCCCTGAGACAAGAGGACATTCAGCAGAGGAAGGGCCATGGCTTTCAAAATGCAGTCATCTACCATTTCACCTTGCTGATGGGGACTCAATTCTCAGTGATCT aaatgctaTTCGACAAGCAAGGTTACCACCATGGAGGCCTGACTTCCTTCTGGAATCTCTAGAAAGCAAGGAACTGCTGGCATCTCCTCTTACTAG ATCAGAGACGCCCTTTCAGCAAACATCTGTGAACAAATGTTCTGTGCAGACAGGGAACTTAATGCCAGCGCCTCAAAGGGAAGAAAGCACCTGTAAATGTCTACCTCAAACGGGAAATGCCACCCATCCCTATCCATCTCTCATAcgtgctgctctcctgtctgtaCCACCACGTGATGTGCACCGTGCTGTTCAGAGGTCAGAGCTACGGTCTCCTTTATCCTTCATGCCCCAAATGGAAGCTGGAGTGGAAATG AGAGGAGGTCAGCGTGTGAGCAGTCACAAAGGAGCCCATTCCCAATACCCTCAACAGGACTCTGTGGAGAAGAAATTGCAACCAAACTTGCAGCCACATTTTCTGTCACCTGAAGACTTGTTGAGAAAATGGAGTCACCAAACTGCAG ctgaaggggaggaaagggagcaCAGTTCCAGAGAAGAAATGGTATTAGAGAGAAGGCTGGAAGTTGAACTCCGACACATCCAACAGCAGATGCAGTACTACTTCAGCAGGAAGCAAGAACTCAA GTTCTGTCAGCAGCAGGCACAGATTCTACAGAAGTGGCTAGAAATGAGCACGCAAGCAGAGGATGAAGACAGTGTACAAGGAGTTCAGGAAGAATTGGATCAG tTGCAGGTGAGGATCAACACTCTCACCAAAGCACAGCTAAAAGAGAGACAACATGTGCAGAGCCTGCTTGCCCGTCTGCGTGATATCCAGATTGCTCTGGATATATAA
- the SFI1 gene encoding protein SFI1 homolog isoform X3, which yields MREIQQLPRYQTHASGQSSAPQSARHHFQDQGDGSLDLAEYTSHQGRRLKEFRIRFLAQKFFCLWAKKTFGQVLPSKARCFYDQKIIQKTFEEWKEWWSVCRERKLTLRAASHHRHLLHSLIFKAWRAYVCQQQGKRNKYYVAEAHAKKQTLRRTWQCWLAYVDIQRTKRGMQSVALAVRERSCLRISWAVWRKRHYQNCTGRKMNVLALQHWAQSLQFRAWLQWRELYLHRQNDKQKETRAVTHHQHWVLKRCVDAWLRHLNLRRAKEHQNELAWEHHRSRIVWQCFSEWRLSWECRRRLHAHQKDVEKLAGRVALRRAFAHWKHYVVLHVEETRQGELAEKHYKHHLLKLGFKGLWQNVMNAHLQQMRKNLSYRQHQVTVLQKFWNRWKSRLEEKEEEQQQALTSVAHARYRRVLMKQVFDTWLLKACKQQEYRMGEKRAVVHFERQLLRCSWCLWRRRTAARLEEQESLVRARDHYSNLLLLKAFCLWKKNAHERETEKLKEMQASRFHYSKCLQQSWNKWRKYMDHQREKWRKLVQADVHYQQTLLGKTLAAWKVLLQWRYTASLQRYYHQQKMTAVMEARKHLETVHLQTLFLHWKKLTWESLVLKAQQHRAVQHHQQHLLQKYLVKWKKYHQRCLGKMLLQRQGEQLMTHRLCSASFSCWKARLLQQRWEQRKTVQALWHWSLSLQRKVFDAWLKFAKGQQQKKDHTEKAAGVDHAASLREDVTLVRRSTGGMKQLGEQLRAQRQLQKQVTCKMPDVSPETRGHSAEEGPWLSKCSHLPFHLADGDSILSDLNAIRQARLPPWRPDFLLESLESKELLASPLTRSETPFQQTSVNKCSVQTGNLMPAPQREESTCKCLPQTGNATHPYPSLIRAALLSVPPRDVHRAVQRSELRSPLSFMPQMEAGVEMRGGQRVSSHKGAHSQYPQQDSVEKKLQPNLQPHFLSPEDLLRKWSHQTAAEGEEREHSSREEMVLERRLEVELRHIQQQMQYYFSRKQELKFCQQQAQILQKWLEMSTQAEDEDSVQGVQEELDQLQVRINTLTKAQLKERQHVQSLLARLRDIQIALDI from the exons ATGCGGGAAATCCAGCAACTACCCAGGTATCAAACGCACGCAAGTGGGCAATCTAGTGCTCCCCAGTCTGCCAGGCATCACTTTCAGGACCAAGGTGATGGCAGTCTGGATCTAGCTGAGTATACCTCGCATCAAGGAAGAAGGTTAAAAGAATTCCGAATCAG ATTTCTAGCACAGAAATTCTTCTGTTTGTGGGCAAAAAAGACATTTGGACAAGTTCTGCCTTCCAAAGCCAG ATGCTTTTATGACCAGAAGATTATTCAAAAAACTTTTGAAGAGTGGAAGGAGTGGTGGAGTGTTTGCAGAGAAAGGAAGCTCACCCTCAGAGCAGCCAGCCATCACAG gcaTTTACTCCATAGTTTGATATTCAAGGCTTGGAGAGCCTAtgtgtgccagcagcagggaaagaGGAACAAATATTATGTTGCAGAGGCTCATG CGAAGAAGCAAACATTGCGCAGGACCTGGCAGTGCTGGCTGGCTTATGTTGACATTCAAAGGACAAAACGTGGGATGCAATCTGTGGCACTGGCAGTCAGAGAAAGAAGCTGTTTGCG CATATCATGGGCAGTGTGGAGAAAACGGCACTACCAGAACTGCACTGGGCgtaaaatgaatgttttggCTCTACAGCACTGGGCCCAGAGCCTGCAATTTCGA GCTTGGTTGCAGTGGCGAGAGCTGTATTTACACAGACAGAACGACAAGCAGAAGGAGACTAGAGCAGTAACTCACCATCAGCACTGGGTACTGAAGAGGTGTGTGGATGCGTGGCTGAGACACTTAAACCTCCGCAGAGCAAAGGAGCATCAGAATG aGCTGGCCTGGGAGCATCACCGAAGCAGGATAGTCTGGCAGTGTTTCTCTGAGTGGCGGCTGTCATGGGAGTGCCGGAGAAGACTGCACGCTCACCAAAAGGATGTTGAAAAACTAGCAGGAAGGGTTGCCTTACGGAGAGCCTTTGCACACTGGAAGCACT ATGTGGTACTGCATGTGGAAGAGACTCGCCAGGGTGAGCTGGCTGAAAAACACTACAAGCATCATCTGTTG AAACTTGGGTTTAAGGGTCTTTGGCAAAATGTCATGAATGCTCATCTTCAGCAGATGAGAAAAAATCTGTCATACCGTCAGCATCAAGTTACA gtgCTGCAGAAGTTCTGGAACCGTTGGAAGTCACGTttggaagagaaggaggaagagcagcagcaggcctTAACATCAGTGGCTCATGCCCGTTACAG GAGGGTGTTGATGAAACAGGTGTTTGACACGTGGCTGCTGAAGGCGTGCAAGCAGCAGGAATACCGAATGGGAGAGAAGAGG GCTGTAGTTCATTTTGAAAGGCAACTATTGCGTTGTTCCTGGTGCTTGTGGCGCAGAAGAACAGCTGCTCGTTTGGAGGAGCAAGAGAGCTTGGTTCGTGCAAGAGATCACTACAGTAACCTGCTGCTGCTAAAGGCTTTCTGTCTGTGGAAGAAAAACGCTCATGAGAGAGAAACAGA GAAGCTCAAGGAGATGCAAGCTTCAAGATTTCATTATTCAAAGTGTCTGCAGCAGTCTTGGAACAAGTGGAGGAAG TACATGGATCATCAGCGTGAGAAATGGAGGAAGCTGGTGCAAGCAGATGTGCACTACCAGCAAACGTTACTGGGCAAGACCTTGGCAGCTTGGAAG GTGTTGCTGCAGTGGAGATACACTGCCTCGCTACAGCGGTATTACCACCAGCAGAAGATGACAGCTGTGATGGAGGCCAGGAAACACTTGGAGACAG TGCATTTACAGACCCTGTTTCTTCACTGGAAGAAATTAACTTGGGAGTCTCTGGTGCTGAaggctcagcagcacagggcagtgcagcaccaccagcagcacctgctccAGAAGTACCTggtgaaatggaagaaatatcATCAGCGGTGCCTTGGGAAAATG CTACTGCAGAGACAAGGAGAGCAGCTAATGACTCATAGACTTTGCTCTGCTTCCTTCTCTTGCTGGAAGGCACGG CTGTTACAGCAGCGATGGGAACAGCGGAAGACAGTGCAAGCATTGTGGCACTGGTCCCTATCATTGCAGAGGAAG GTATTTGATGCTTGGCTTAAATTCGCCAAGGGacaacagcagaagaaagatcACACTGAAAAAGCCGCAGGAGTCGACCACGCTGCTTCTCTGAGAGAAGATGTAACCCTGGTCCGGAGATCCACCGGTGGCATGAAACAGCTGGGGGAACAGCTGCGAGCCCAGCGCCAGCTGCAG AAGCAAGTGACATGTAAAATGCCTGATGTTAGCCCTGAGACAAGAGGACATTCAGCAGAGGAAGGGCCATGGCTTTCAAAATGCAGTCATCTACCATTTCACCTTGCTGATGGGGACTCAATTCTCAGTGATCT aaatgctaTTCGACAAGCAAGGTTACCACCATGGAGGCCTGACTTCCTTCTGGAATCTCTAGAAAGCAAGGAACTGCTGGCATCTCCTCTTACTAG ATCAGAGACGCCCTTTCAGCAAACATCTGTGAACAAATGTTCTGTGCAGACAGGGAACTTAATGCCAGCGCCTCAAAGGGAAGAAAGCACCTGTAAATGTCTACCTCAAACGGGAAATGCCACCCATCCCTATCCATCTCTCATAcgtgctgctctcctgtctgtaCCACCACGTGATGTGCACCGTGCTGTTCAGAGGTCAGAGCTACGGTCTCCTTTATCCTTCATGCCCCAAATGGAAGCTGGAGTGGAAATG AGAGGAGGTCAGCGTGTGAGCAGTCACAAAGGAGCCCATTCCCAATACCCTCAACAGGACTCTGTGGAGAAGAAATTGCAACCAAACTTGCAGCCACATTTTCTGTCACCTGAAGACTTGTTGAGAAAATGGAGTCACCAAACTGCAG ctgaaggggaggaaagggagcaCAGTTCCAGAGAAGAAATGGTATTAGAGAGAAGGCTGGAAGTTGAACTCCGACACATCCAACAGCAGATGCAGTACTACTTCAGCAGGAAGCAAGAACTCAA GTTCTGTCAGCAGCAGGCACAGATTCTACAGAAGTGGCTAGAAATGAGCACGCAAGCAGAGGATGAAGACAGTGTACAAGGAGTTCAGGAAGAATTGGATCAG tTGCAGGTGAGGATCAACACTCTCACCAAAGCACAGCTAAAAGAGAGACAACATGTGCAGAGCCTGCTTGCCCGTCTGCGTGATATCCAGATTGCTCTGGATATATAA
- the SFI1 gene encoding protein SFI1 homolog isoform X2, translating into MREIQQLPRYQTHASGQSSAPQSARHHFQDQGDGSLDLAEYTSHQGRRLKEFRIRFLAQKFFCLWAKKTFGQVLPSKARCFYDQKIIQKTFEEWKEWWSVCRERKLTLRAASHHRHLLHSLIFKAWRAYVCQQQGKRNKYYVAEAHAKKQTLRRTWQCWLAYVDIQRTKRGMQSVALAVRERSCLRISWAVWRKRHYQNCTGRKMNVLALQHWAQSLQFRAWLQWRELYLHRQNDKQKETRAVTHHQHWVLKRCVDAWLRHLNLRRAKEHQNELAWEHHRSRIVWQCFSEWRLSWECRRRLHAHQKDVEKLAGRVALRRAFAHWKHYVVLHVEETRQGELAEKHYKHHLLKLGFKGLWQNVMNAHLQQMRKNLSYRQHQVTVLQKFWNRWKSRLEEKEEEQQQALTSVAHARYRRVLMKQVFDTWLLKACKQQEYRMGEKRAVVHFERQLLRCSWCLWRRRTAARLEEQESLVRARDHYSNLLLLKAFCLWKKNAHERETEKLKEMQASRFHYSKCLQQSWNKWRKYMDHQREKWRKLVQADVHYQQTLLGKTLAAWKSYQHNIQCILYQVAEKEQRHTRLLLRQVLCMWRENTLALRCEARATTCAEEHYRRAILSKVLLQWRYTASLQRYYHQQKMTAVMEARKHLETVHLQTLFLHWKKLTWESLVLKAQQHRAVQHHQQHLLQKYLVKWKKYHQRCLGKMLLQRQGEQLMTHRLCSASFSCWKARLLQQRWEQRKTVQALWHWSLSLQRKVFDAWLKFAKGQQQKKDHTEKAAGVDHAASLREDVTLVRRSTGGMKQLGEQLRAQRQLQQVTCKMPDVSPETRGHSAEEGPWLSKCSHLPFHLADGDSILSDLNAIRQARLPPWRPDFLLESLESKELLASPLTRSETPFQQTSVNKCSVQTGNLMPAPQREESTCKCLPQTGNATHPYPSLIRAALLSVPPRDVHRAVQRSELRSPLSFMPQMEAGVEMRGGQRVSSHKGAHSQYPQQDSVEKKLQPNLQPHFLSPEDLLRKWSHQTAAEGEEREHSSREEMVLERRLEVELRHIQQQMQYYFSRKQELKFCQQQAQILQKWLEMSTQAEDEDSVQGVQEELDQLQVRINTLTKAQLKERQHVQSLLARLRDIQIALDI; encoded by the exons ATGCGGGAAATCCAGCAACTACCCAGGTATCAAACGCACGCAAGTGGGCAATCTAGTGCTCCCCAGTCTGCCAGGCATCACTTTCAGGACCAAGGTGATGGCAGTCTGGATCTAGCTGAGTATACCTCGCATCAAGGAAGAAGGTTAAAAGAATTCCGAATCAG ATTTCTAGCACAGAAATTCTTCTGTTTGTGGGCAAAAAAGACATTTGGACAAGTTCTGCCTTCCAAAGCCAG ATGCTTTTATGACCAGAAGATTATTCAAAAAACTTTTGAAGAGTGGAAGGAGTGGTGGAGTGTTTGCAGAGAAAGGAAGCTCACCCTCAGAGCAGCCAGCCATCACAG gcaTTTACTCCATAGTTTGATATTCAAGGCTTGGAGAGCCTAtgtgtgccagcagcagggaaagaGGAACAAATATTATGTTGCAGAGGCTCATG CGAAGAAGCAAACATTGCGCAGGACCTGGCAGTGCTGGCTGGCTTATGTTGACATTCAAAGGACAAAACGTGGGATGCAATCTGTGGCACTGGCAGTCAGAGAAAGAAGCTGTTTGCG CATATCATGGGCAGTGTGGAGAAAACGGCACTACCAGAACTGCACTGGGCgtaaaatgaatgttttggCTCTACAGCACTGGGCCCAGAGCCTGCAATTTCGA GCTTGGTTGCAGTGGCGAGAGCTGTATTTACACAGACAGAACGACAAGCAGAAGGAGACTAGAGCAGTAACTCACCATCAGCACTGGGTACTGAAGAGGTGTGTGGATGCGTGGCTGAGACACTTAAACCTCCGCAGAGCAAAGGAGCATCAGAATG aGCTGGCCTGGGAGCATCACCGAAGCAGGATAGTCTGGCAGTGTTTCTCTGAGTGGCGGCTGTCATGGGAGTGCCGGAGAAGACTGCACGCTCACCAAAAGGATGTTGAAAAACTAGCAGGAAGGGTTGCCTTACGGAGAGCCTTTGCACACTGGAAGCACT ATGTGGTACTGCATGTGGAAGAGACTCGCCAGGGTGAGCTGGCTGAAAAACACTACAAGCATCATCTGTTG AAACTTGGGTTTAAGGGTCTTTGGCAAAATGTCATGAATGCTCATCTTCAGCAGATGAGAAAAAATCTGTCATACCGTCAGCATCAAGTTACA gtgCTGCAGAAGTTCTGGAACCGTTGGAAGTCACGTttggaagagaaggaggaagagcagcagcaggcctTAACATCAGTGGCTCATGCCCGTTACAG GAGGGTGTTGATGAAACAGGTGTTTGACACGTGGCTGCTGAAGGCGTGCAAGCAGCAGGAATACCGAATGGGAGAGAAGAGG GCTGTAGTTCATTTTGAAAGGCAACTATTGCGTTGTTCCTGGTGCTTGTGGCGCAGAAGAACAGCTGCTCGTTTGGAGGAGCAAGAGAGCTTGGTTCGTGCAAGAGATCACTACAGTAACCTGCTGCTGCTAAAGGCTTTCTGTCTGTGGAAGAAAAACGCTCATGAGAGAGAAACAGA GAAGCTCAAGGAGATGCAAGCTTCAAGATTTCATTATTCAAAGTGTCTGCAGCAGTCTTGGAACAAGTGGAGGAAG TACATGGATCATCAGCGTGAGAAATGGAGGAAGCTGGTGCAAGCAGATGTGCACTACCAGCAAACGTTACTGGGCAAGACCTTGGCAGCTTGGAAG AGTTACCAACATAACATACAGTGCATTCTATACCAAGTAGCTGAAAAGGAGCAACGGCACACTAGGCTGCTGCTGCG ACAAGTTCTGTGTATGTGGAGAGAAAATACCCTTGCTCTTAGATGTGAAGCCAGAGCAACTACTTGTGCAGAGGAGCACTACAGGAGAGCAATCTTGTCAAAG GTGTTGCTGCAGTGGAGATACACTGCCTCGCTACAGCGGTATTACCACCAGCAGAAGATGACAGCTGTGATGGAGGCCAGGAAACACTTGGAGACAG TGCATTTACAGACCCTGTTTCTTCACTGGAAGAAATTAACTTGGGAGTCTCTGGTGCTGAaggctcagcagcacagggcagtgcagcaccaccagcagcacctgctccAGAAGTACCTggtgaaatggaagaaatatcATCAGCGGTGCCTTGGGAAAATG CTACTGCAGAGACAAGGAGAGCAGCTAATGACTCATAGACTTTGCTCTGCTTCCTTCTCTTGCTGGAAGGCACGG CTGTTACAGCAGCGATGGGAACAGCGGAAGACAGTGCAAGCATTGTGGCACTGGTCCCTATCATTGCAGAGGAAG GTATTTGATGCTTGGCTTAAATTCGCCAAGGGacaacagcagaagaaagatcACACTGAAAAAGCCGCAGGAGTCGACCACGCTGCTTCTCTGAGAGAAGATGTAACCCTGGTCCGGAGATCCACCGGTGGCATGAAACAGCTGGGGGAACAGCTGCGAGCCCAGCGCCAGCTGCAG CAAGTGACATGTAAAATGCCTGATGTTAGCCCTGAGACAAGAGGACATTCAGCAGAGGAAGGGCCATGGCTTTCAAAATGCAGTCATCTACCATTTCACCTTGCTGATGGGGACTCAATTCTCAGTGATCT aaatgctaTTCGACAAGCAAGGTTACCACCATGGAGGCCTGACTTCCTTCTGGAATCTCTAGAAAGCAAGGAACTGCTGGCATCTCCTCTTACTAG ATCAGAGACGCCCTTTCAGCAAACATCTGTGAACAAATGTTCTGTGCAGACAGGGAACTTAATGCCAGCGCCTCAAAGGGAAGAAAGCACCTGTAAATGTCTACCTCAAACGGGAAATGCCACCCATCCCTATCCATCTCTCATAcgtgctgctctcctgtctgtaCCACCACGTGATGTGCACCGTGCTGTTCAGAGGTCAGAGCTACGGTCTCCTTTATCCTTCATGCCCCAAATGGAAGCTGGAGTGGAAATG AGAGGAGGTCAGCGTGTGAGCAGTCACAAAGGAGCCCATTCCCAATACCCTCAACAGGACTCTGTGGAGAAGAAATTGCAACCAAACTTGCAGCCACATTTTCTGTCACCTGAAGACTTGTTGAGAAAATGGAGTCACCAAACTGCAG ctgaaggggaggaaagggagcaCAGTTCCAGAGAAGAAATGGTATTAGAGAGAAGGCTGGAAGTTGAACTCCGACACATCCAACAGCAGATGCAGTACTACTTCAGCAGGAAGCAAGAACTCAA GTTCTGTCAGCAGCAGGCACAGATTCTACAGAAGTGGCTAGAAATGAGCACGCAAGCAGAGGATGAAGACAGTGTACAAGGAGTTCAGGAAGAATTGGATCAG tTGCAGGTGAGGATCAACACTCTCACCAAAGCACAGCTAAAAGAGAGACAACATGTGCAGAGCCTGCTTGCCCGTCTGCGTGATATCCAGATTGCTCTGGATATATAA